In a single window of the Bradyrhizobium sp. ORS 285 genome:
- a CDS encoding ABC transporter ATP-binding protein, with translation MAEIRIENLEKQFGGFAAVRGTSFTIADGEFFCLLGPSGCGKTTTLRMIAGLELPTSGTISLGGEDVTFRRARERDIAMVFQLFALYPHMNVRKNIAFPLVSMGVPRAEIKRRVEEAARILRIDHLIDRPVSGLSSGDRQRVALGRAIVREPKAFLMDEPLGALDAEFRHIMCGELRALHDRLKATTVFVTHDQLEAMSMADKIAVMNRGVVEQLGTPQEIYDRPASMFVADFIGSPAMNFIRFDAKLAAGTETVRIDGADIGVPVLREDADGSALVLGVRPEQVTLTTDGGLRGEVFGAEYLGTTQIVSITTAHGMVKARIPAAVRVERAEPVGLSFRADRLSLFDAASGRAIRTALYEQPARGGRHG, from the coding sequence ATGGCCGAGATCCGGATCGAAAACCTCGAGAAGCAGTTCGGCGGCTTCGCGGCCGTGCGCGGCACCAGCTTCACCATCGCCGATGGCGAGTTCTTCTGCCTGCTCGGCCCCTCCGGCTGCGGCAAGACCACGACCTTGCGCATGATCGCGGGCCTGGAGCTGCCGACCTCCGGCACGATCAGCCTCGGCGGCGAGGACGTCACCTTCCGCCGCGCCAGGGAGCGCGACATCGCGATGGTGTTCCAGCTGTTCGCGCTGTATCCGCACATGAACGTCCGCAAGAACATCGCCTTTCCGCTGGTGTCGATGGGCGTGCCCAGGGCCGAGATCAAGCGCAGGGTCGAGGAAGCCGCGCGCATCCTGCGCATCGATCATCTGATCGATCGTCCCGTCAGCGGATTGTCCAGCGGCGACCGCCAGCGCGTCGCACTCGGCCGCGCCATCGTGCGCGAGCCGAAGGCGTTCCTGATGGACGAGCCGCTCGGTGCACTCGATGCCGAGTTCCGGCACATCATGTGCGGCGAGCTGCGCGCGCTGCATGATCGCCTCAAGGCCACCACGGTGTTCGTGACCCACGACCAGCTCGAGGCGATGTCGATGGCCGACAAGATCGCGGTGATGAACCGCGGCGTGGTCGAGCAGTTGGGCACCCCGCAGGAGATCTATGACCGTCCGGCATCGATGTTCGTCGCCGACTTCATCGGCTCGCCGGCGATGAACTTCATCCGCTTCGACGCAAAGCTTGCCGCCGGCACTGAGACGGTCCGCATCGATGGCGCTGACATCGGCGTGCCCGTGCTGCGTGAGGATGCCGATGGCAGCGCGCTGGTGCTCGGCGTCCGTCCGGAGCAGGTGACGCTGACCACCGATGGCGGGCTACGCGGTGAGGTGTTCGGCGCCGAATACCTCGGCACCACCCAGATCGTCTCCATCACCACCGCGCACGGCATGGTGAAGGCTCGCATCCCTGCAGCGGTTCGCGTCGAGCGCGCGGAACCGGTCGGCCTGAGCTTCCGGGCTGACCGTCTGTCGCTGTTCGATGCCGCATCCGGCCGCGCGATCCGCACGGCGCTGTATGAGCAGCCGGCGAGGGGAGGCCGCCATGGCTGA
- a CDS encoding carbohydrate ABC transporter permease codes for MTGLVSAHSVVDPSPLVKRIAAAVVIVYAVVTLVPLLWIVMTGFKSPSDAIAYPPKLVAEPTLEGYCNLFTTRTRQAPEYMAKLPPATGLCDRISRERNMVIAGPSNYIPRYVNSLVIAFGSTALSIVLGTLAAYAFSRFKVPLKDDLLFFILSTRMMPPIAVAIPIYLMYRELGLSDTKLGMILLYTSVNISLAVWLLKGFMDEIPREYEEAAMVDGYTRLQAFFKVVLPQATTGIVATAIFCLIFAWNEYAFAVLLTSGTAQTAPPFIPIIIGEGGQDWPAVAAGTTLFLIPIVVFTVVLRKHLLRGITFGAVRK; via the coding sequence ATGACCGGTCTCGTCTCAGCCCATTCCGTGGTCGACCCGTCGCCGCTGGTGAAGCGGATCGCGGCGGCAGTGGTAATCGTCTATGCCGTCGTCACGCTGGTGCCATTGCTCTGGATCGTGATGACCGGCTTCAAGTCGCCGTCGGATGCGATCGCCTATCCGCCGAAGCTGGTCGCCGAGCCGACGCTGGAGGGCTACTGCAACCTGTTCACGACGCGGACGCGGCAGGCGCCGGAGTATATGGCCAAGCTGCCGCCGGCCACGGGCCTGTGCGACCGCATCTCGCGCGAACGCAACATGGTGATCGCGGGACCGTCGAACTACATCCCGCGCTACGTGAACTCGCTCGTCATCGCGTTCGGCTCGACCGCGCTGTCGATCGTGCTCGGCACGCTCGCGGCCTACGCGTTCTCACGGTTCAAGGTGCCGCTGAAGGACGATCTGCTGTTCTTCATCCTGTCGACCCGGATGATGCCGCCGATTGCGGTCGCGATCCCGATCTACCTGATGTATCGCGAGCTCGGACTGTCCGACACCAAGCTCGGCATGATCCTGCTCTATACGTCTGTCAACATCTCGCTCGCCGTCTGGCTGCTCAAGGGCTTCATGGACGAGATCCCGCGCGAGTATGAGGAGGCAGCGATGGTCGATGGCTACACGCGGTTGCAGGCCTTCTTCAAGGTGGTGCTGCCGCAGGCCACGACCGGCATCGTCGCCACCGCGATCTTCTGCCTGATCTTCGCCTGGAACGAATACGCCTTCGCGGTGCTTCTGACCTCCGGCACCGCCCAGACCGCGCCGCCCTTCATCCCGATCATCATCGGCGAGGGCGGTCAGGATTGGCCGGCGGTCGCGGCGGGCACGACGCTGTTCCTGATCCCGATCGTCGTGTTCACCGTGGTGCTGCGAAAGCATCTGTTGCGCGGCATCACCTTCGGAGCGGTGCGCAAATGA
- a CDS encoding carbohydrate ABC transporter permease → MTDQTGLSSLVDRAALVTPPVVARHARGLSERAIAWLFITPTMLLLLAINIFPLIWTIRLSFTNYRANRPNATVLDVGLANYQSILTDPDVWAAMTVTARFVFWSILIQTVLGFALAWLIDKKFRGHGLWTTLILLPMMLSPAVVGNFWTFLYQPQTGLFNYVVSALTGTPASSFQMLAQVPLAPWAIVIVDTWMWTPYVMLICLAGLRSIPDYIYEAAEVDRASPWRQFWSITLPMALPFIMLAVLFRGIENFKMFDMVNLLTGGGPGSTTEVASITLKREAFEKWRTGYSSAFAIILFVTVFGLANIYVKALNRVKSR, encoded by the coding sequence ATGACCGACCAAACCGGATTGAGCAGCCTCGTCGACCGCGCCGCCTTGGTGACGCCGCCCGTCGTGGCGCGTCACGCGCGCGGCCTGTCCGAGCGCGCCATCGCCTGGCTGTTCATCACGCCGACGATGCTGCTGCTGCTGGCGATCAACATCTTTCCGCTGATCTGGACCATCCGGTTGTCGTTCACCAACTACCGCGCCAATCGTCCCAACGCGACTGTGCTCGATGTCGGCCTCGCCAACTACCAGTCGATCCTGACCGACCCGGATGTCTGGGCGGCGATGACGGTGACGGCGCGCTTCGTGTTCTGGAGCATCCTGATCCAGACCGTGCTCGGCTTCGCGCTGGCCTGGCTGATCGACAAGAAGTTCCGCGGCCACGGCCTGTGGACCACCCTGATCCTGCTGCCGATGATGCTGTCGCCGGCGGTGGTCGGCAATTTCTGGACCTTCCTCTACCAGCCGCAGACCGGCCTGTTCAACTACGTCGTTTCGGCCCTCACCGGCACGCCGGCGTCCTCGTTCCAGATGCTGGCGCAGGTGCCGCTGGCGCCGTGGGCGATCGTCATCGTCGACACCTGGATGTGGACACCTTACGTGATGCTGATCTGCCTCGCCGGCCTGCGCTCGATCCCGGACTACATCTACGAGGCGGCTGAGGTCGACCGCGCCTCGCCATGGCGGCAGTTCTGGTCGATCACGCTTCCGATGGCGCTGCCCTTCATCATGCTCGCAGTGCTGTTCCGCGGCATCGAGAACTTCAAGATGTTCGACATGGTCAACCTGCTCACCGGCGGCGGGCCCGGCTCGACCACGGAGGTCGCCTCGATCACCCTGAAGCGCGAGGCATTCGAGAAATGGCGCACCGGCTATTCCTCCGCCTTCGCCATCATCCTGTTCGTCACCGTGTTCGGCCTCGCCAACATCTACGTCAAGGCGCTCAACCGGGTGAAAAGCCGATGA
- a CDS encoding ABC transporter substrate-binding protein produces MKLLQTFALTATVAAATVLGASAPARAEGKTITLCWAAWDPANALVELSKDFTAKTGVNMKFEFVPWPNFADRMLNELNSKGKLCDLMIGDSQWIGGAAENGQYVKLNEFFDKEGIKISDFMPATVAGYAEWPKGTPNYWALPAMGDANGWTYRKDWFARPEIREEFKKKFGRELEVPKTQEELKDIAEFFQKRVIDGKTVYGAAIFTERGSEGITMGVTNALYPFGFKYQNPKKPYDMQGFVNSDDAVKGLEFYKALYKCCTPPGYSNGYMQEGLDAFKSGQVALQMNWFAFFPGLYKDPNVGGDKIGFFVNPAQKEKGSQLGGQGISVVAYSPNRTEALAYIKWFASLDTQKKWWALGGYSCHKGVLNDPNFKTTAPFAADFLVAMDQVVDFWAEPSYAQLLLAMQKRVHDYVVADQGTAKGALDGLIADWTKVFKEDGKL; encoded by the coding sequence ATGAAGTTGCTGCAGACATTTGCACTGACGGCGACCGTCGCCGCCGCGACAGTGCTCGGCGCATCCGCGCCGGCACGGGCCGAAGGAAAAACCATTACGCTGTGCTGGGCTGCGTGGGACCCGGCCAACGCGCTGGTCGAGCTGTCGAAGGACTTCACCGCCAAGACCGGCGTCAACATGAAGTTCGAGTTCGTGCCGTGGCCGAACTTCGCCGACCGCATGCTCAACGAGCTCAACTCCAAGGGCAAGCTGTGCGACCTGATGATCGGCGATTCCCAGTGGATCGGCGGCGCCGCCGAGAACGGCCAATACGTCAAGCTCAACGAGTTCTTCGACAAGGAAGGCATCAAGATCTCCGACTTCATGCCGGCGACCGTCGCCGGCTACGCCGAATGGCCGAAGGGCACGCCGAACTACTGGGCGCTGCCGGCGATGGGCGACGCCAACGGCTGGACCTACCGCAAGGACTGGTTCGCGCGGCCGGAGATCCGCGAGGAGTTCAAAAAGAAGTTCGGCCGCGAGCTTGAGGTGCCGAAGACGCAGGAGGAGCTGAAGGACATCGCCGAGTTCTTCCAGAAGCGCGTGATCGACGGCAAGACCGTCTATGGCGCGGCGATCTTCACCGAGCGCGGCTCGGAAGGCATCACCATGGGCGTCACCAACGCGCTCTATCCGTTCGGATTCAAGTATCAGAACCCGAAGAAGCCGTATGACATGCAGGGCTTCGTCAACTCCGACGACGCGGTGAAGGGGCTCGAATTCTACAAGGCGCTTTACAAGTGCTGCACGCCGCCGGGCTATTCCAACGGCTACATGCAGGAGGGCCTCGACGCCTTCAAGTCCGGCCAGGTCGCGCTGCAGATGAACTGGTTCGCGTTCTTCCCGGGCCTCTACAAGGATCCGAATGTCGGCGGCGACAAAATCGGCTTCTTCGTCAATCCCGCGCAGAAGGAGAAGGGCTCGCAGCTCGGCGGGCAGGGCATCTCGGTGGTGGCCTATTCGCCGAACCGCACCGAGGCGCTGGCCTACATCAAGTGGTTCGCCTCGCTCGACACCCAGAAGAAGTGGTGGGCGCTCGGCGGCTACAGCTGCCACAAGGGCGTGCTGAACGATCCCAACTTCAAGACCACCGCGCCGTTCGCCGCCGACTTCCTGGTGGCGATGGACCAGGTGGTCGACTTCTGGGCCGAGCCATCCTACGCGCAGCTCCTGCTCGCCATGCAGAAGCGCGTCCACGACTATGTGGTCGCCGACCAGGGCACGGCGAAGGGCGCGCTCGACGGGCTGATCGCGGATTGGACCAAGGTGTTCAAGGAGGACGGCAAGCTCTGA
- a CDS encoding 4'-phosphopantetheinyl transferase produces the protein MTAIETLFRCPVAVEASGLSPAEMGLFPEERAFIQAAVPKRRAEFATARILARKALGALGAAPIPLVPGPDRAPTWPRGFTGSISHCDNFCAVVVARSTDLISVGLDVENRRELDRAMQDLVLTPAERQWVATQREELRPTLPILIFSAKEAYYKCQYPVTSGFLDFQDVELAIDWASGTYTARVLKPAWPAAVACLSGRFLIDDDRVGCGVELAPG, from the coding sequence ATGACGGCAATAGAAACTCTGTTTCGGTGCCCGGTTGCGGTGGAGGCGTCTGGTCTGTCGCCTGCCGAAATGGGACTGTTTCCCGAGGAGCGCGCTTTCATTCAGGCGGCCGTGCCGAAGCGGAGGGCCGAATTCGCGACGGCGCGGATCCTGGCGCGAAAGGCGCTCGGCGCGCTCGGGGCCGCGCCCATCCCGCTCGTCCCGGGGCCGGACCGTGCGCCGACCTGGCCACGTGGCTTCACCGGCAGCATCTCACACTGTGACAATTTCTGTGCCGTGGTCGTGGCGCGGAGCACCGATCTCATCTCGGTTGGGCTCGATGTCGAGAATCGGCGCGAACTCGATCGGGCGATGCAGGATCTGGTGCTGACGCCTGCAGAACGGCAATGGGTTGCTACCCAGCGCGAGGAGCTACGGCCGACGCTGCCGATCCTGATCTTCAGCGCCAAGGAAGCCTATTACAAATGTCAGTATCCGGTCACCAGTGGCTTTCTCGACTTCCAGGATGTCGAGCTGGCGATCGACTGGGCGTCGGGGACCTACACGGCGCGCGTTCTCAAGCCGGCGTGGCCGGCGGCGGTGGCCTGTTTGTCCGGGCGCTTTCTGATCGATGATGATCGGGTCGGCTGCGGTGTCGAGCTCGCGCCGGGCTGA
- a CDS encoding MFS transporter, which produces MSQLSNFVFAPALPEIGRYFEISAGRSQMLMSVFLSGYASVQIVVGPLADRFGRRPVLIGGIALLAVGAVTAAVAQIVAGVFVGIFILSVGAGVLPTVGQAMIRDSRDAQATLMILARLGTALALASALTPIIGTSLVGTLGWRGLFAVLAAVVLALGPFAFVSPETLTPPVEQDKTRPHLAVTLESYRIALSQRRLVLYATMIGCLTGALTIFFIGAPFLFMHKLKVSVHTYGILAFIAFLPFIIGSIAVRVSLRRQWLSLHANILVGCGLAVIGAATGWLTSVLEPSVTLILLAAGTFTFGLGMAVVVGRSAALSEATRDIATSSALVTFLMTVLAAAISATAGVIETIEHAPIFSLMLVSALIGFAAAFAGNSIARAAAAT; this is translated from the coding sequence ATGTCGCAGCTATCAAATTTCGTTTTTGCTCCGGCCCTGCCGGAGATCGGTCGATACTTTGAGATTTCCGCTGGCCGTTCGCAGATGCTGATGAGCGTTTTCCTTTCGGGCTATGCCTCGGTCCAGATCGTGGTGGGTCCCCTCGCCGACCGTTTCGGCCGTCGCCCCGTGCTGATCGGGGGCATCGCGCTGCTCGCGGTCGGCGCCGTGACAGCAGCGGTGGCGCAGATCGTGGCCGGCGTGTTCGTCGGCATCTTCATTCTATCGGTCGGCGCCGGCGTCCTGCCGACGGTCGGTCAGGCGATGATCCGCGACAGCCGGGATGCCCAGGCGACGTTGATGATCCTCGCGCGGCTCGGCACGGCGCTGGCGCTCGCCTCCGCCCTCACTCCCATCATCGGCACCTCGCTGGTTGGCACGCTCGGCTGGCGCGGGCTGTTCGCGGTGCTGGCTGCCGTCGTCCTCGCGCTGGGGCCGTTCGCCTTCGTCAGCCCGGAAACCCTGACGCCGCCGGTCGAACAGGACAAGACACGCCCGCATTTGGCCGTCACGCTGGAGAGCTATCGCATCGCGCTCAGCCAGCGGCGGCTGGTGCTGTACGCCACCATGATCGGCTGCCTGACCGGTGCACTGACCATCTTCTTCATCGGCGCACCGTTCCTGTTCATGCACAAGCTGAAGGTGTCGGTGCACACCTATGGCATTCTGGCTTTCATAGCCTTTCTCCCGTTCATCATCGGATCGATCGCGGTGCGGGTATCGTTGCGGCGGCAATGGCTGTCGCTTCACGCCAACATCCTCGTCGGCTGCGGCCTCGCGGTGATCGGTGCGGCAACCGGTTGGCTCACCAGCGTGCTCGAGCCCTCGGTGACGCTGATCCTGCTCGCAGCCGGCACCTTCACCTTCGGTCTCGGAATGGCGGTGGTGGTCGGCCGGTCGGCGGCGCTGAGCGAGGCAACGCGCGACATTGCGACGTCATCGGCGCTCGTCACGTTCCTGATGACGGTGCTGGCGGCTGCGATCTCAGCCACGGCCGGAGTTATCGAGACCATCGAGCATGCGCCGATCTTCAGCCTGATGCTCGTGAGCGCGCTGATCGGATTCGCCGCCGCCTTTGCCGGCAACTCCATCGCGCGCGCGGCTGCCGCCACATGA
- a CDS encoding type I polyketide synthase has protein sequence MTSASVPPGSTAIVGMAGRFPGAADIAAFWSLLREGRDGVRRLSRDELIAAGLPASLVDHPDYVPAKGLIEEGDCFDAEFFGIAPREAAYLDPQHRWFLQSCWHALEDAGCDPATFKGWIGVFAGEAEQSHQAALLARTRDVVEAAQSTPIFFGNSPDFLATRVSYKLDLRGPSLTVQTACSTSLVAVHLACQSLLTFESDLALAGGVSISTPNAEGYRFAHGSVESPDGCCRPFDADAAGTLPSNGVGVVALKRVEDALEAGDRIYALIRGTAINNDGGRKVGFTAPSIQGQADVLTLARKVAGIDSAEIGFIEAHGTGTVMGDPIEIAALAEAFGPAEPGAPRCWIGSLKSNVGHLKAAAGVAGLIKAALALHHREIPPTLHYRSANPKLELGRTRFAINDRLEPWTSDRARLAAVSSFGIGGTNAHAVLQEAPAPVVRAATNEQPLILPLSAPDDDVADAMVRRLSAALSASQPPDITDVAFTLQTRRRHFPRRRAIVAATTSEARDICNGNGAVITSRVGATKRPLCFMFPGQGAEFIGMGRGLLRTEPLFKEVVDRCAATVQRLTGTEIRQVIENGRVDTAALGDTRWTQPALFVIEYALSRLLMHWGLVPACLIGHSIGELTAACLAGVMSEDAALALVVARGEAMQASPDGAMLAVALSEAGIGELGPDLRLAAVNAATQCVISGTPEAIEQQDARWRAMGVQTRKLPAGRAFHSHLLEPALDTFRSTLSQTPLAAPRIPIASNVHGGWLSNGEACDPAYWIRQALSPVRFLDGLASVLAQQPHILIEVGPGRTLGGFARRHAARTPDTEIVAVLPQPSSADIDETRATYTALAELYAQGCELDWQAFNEGRQRQPVSLPPYPFRATRYAVDMIADLARSTPPPPAGRPSASGEILFVPAWERRPRRVPDALDGTTWIVGDPEGDLTRTIAAAVGRAGGRLMQVSAAADRDELTAHLRAGVPDRIVHLALRQEVSGDARERGYQSLLRIGAALGAANVAALIDLIVLARDVFAVDNADRPDPEVALMLGPAIVLGQEQPNVTVRIIDVGRDVRDTAVVTACAASGASVSALRGDRVLERSFRPVGSIDHTAKLDGHYLITGGLGRLGLTVARELASRHGARLSLLGRSVPNDIASRLDGITTHGGSAQTFSCDVTDIDALAKTVSVAEATFGPLDGVIHMAAETRAFASIPDTDGARSKRMLAAKVAGVQALDNVLGRRELSVRILMSSLASLLGGLGFSSYAAANAWLDAYAERDGRWASLCWDAWSEGLKADDVASAGYALTTSQAIDAIERVVAGGLTGQLVVCGGDLDERLARWTALARQATTANDAIFDDATDRAHGIRDIFAEVLGRSDLPHDGDFFDLGGDSLQAIQVVSRLRLRFALPVTPDLLFAHTTPVQLAAALDHLAAAQPPGAATPAVDLVRPVSEEARRMVEVMSGDEVNRMLERLLAEGQPT, from the coding sequence ATGACGTCGGCATCCGTGCCCCCCGGCAGCACCGCGATCGTCGGCATGGCCGGGCGCTTCCCGGGCGCCGCCGACATTGCGGCGTTCTGGTCGCTGCTGCGCGAGGGGCGCGATGGCGTGCGCCGCCTCTCCCGCGACGAACTGATCGCGGCCGGACTTCCCGCATCGCTGGTCGACCATCCCGACTATGTCCCAGCCAAGGGACTGATCGAGGAAGGCGACTGCTTCGATGCGGAGTTCTTCGGCATTGCGCCGCGCGAGGCCGCTTATCTCGATCCGCAGCACCGCTGGTTTCTGCAGAGCTGCTGGCACGCGCTCGAGGATGCCGGCTGCGATCCCGCGACGTTCAAAGGCTGGATCGGCGTCTTCGCCGGCGAGGCCGAGCAGAGCCACCAGGCAGCCCTGCTCGCGCGCACGCGTGATGTTGTGGAAGCCGCGCAGTCGACTCCGATCTTCTTCGGCAACAGCCCCGATTTTCTCGCCACCCGCGTCTCTTACAAGCTCGATCTGCGCGGGCCGAGCCTGACCGTGCAGACGGCCTGCTCGACCTCGCTTGTCGCGGTTCACCTGGCCTGCCAGTCGCTGCTGACGTTTGAATCCGATCTCGCGCTGGCCGGCGGCGTATCGATCAGCACGCCGAATGCCGAAGGCTACAGATTCGCCCACGGCTCGGTGGAGTCACCCGACGGCTGCTGCCGGCCGTTCGATGCCGACGCAGCGGGCACCCTGCCCTCGAACGGTGTCGGCGTCGTCGCGCTCAAGCGGGTCGAGGATGCGCTCGAAGCCGGCGATCGCATCTACGCGCTGATCCGCGGCACCGCGATCAACAATGATGGCGGCCGCAAGGTCGGCTTCACGGCACCGAGCATCCAGGGTCAGGCCGATGTCCTGACGCTGGCGCGCAAGGTGGCCGGAATCGACTCCGCAGAGATCGGATTCATCGAGGCGCATGGCACCGGCACCGTGATGGGCGATCCGATCGAGATCGCCGCGCTGGCTGAGGCGTTCGGACCGGCCGAGCCGGGAGCGCCGCGCTGCTGGATCGGCTCGCTGAAGAGCAATGTCGGACATCTCAAGGCTGCGGCAGGCGTCGCCGGGCTGATCAAGGCGGCGCTCGCGCTCCATCACCGGGAGATTCCGCCGACCCTGCACTATCGTAGCGCCAATCCCAAGCTCGAGCTGGGGCGCACGCGGTTTGCCATCAACGACCGTCTAGAGCCATGGACGTCGGATCGCGCGCGGCTCGCCGCCGTCAGCTCGTTCGGCATCGGCGGCACCAATGCCCATGCCGTGCTGCAGGAAGCGCCTGCGCCGGTCGTTCGCGCGGCGACGAACGAACAGCCATTGATCCTGCCGCTCTCCGCACCGGACGATGACGTCGCCGATGCGATGGTCCGCCGGCTCAGTGCCGCGCTGTCGGCATCGCAGCCGCCGGACATCACCGATGTCGCCTTCACGCTGCAGACGCGGCGGCGCCATTTCCCCCGGCGGCGCGCCATCGTGGCGGCAACGACCAGCGAAGCGCGCGACATCTGCAACGGCAATGGAGCGGTGATCACGAGCCGCGTCGGCGCCACAAAGCGCCCGCTATGCTTCATGTTTCCCGGCCAGGGCGCGGAATTCATCGGCATGGGCAGGGGCCTGCTCCGCACCGAGCCGCTGTTCAAGGAGGTCGTCGATCGTTGCGCCGCAACCGTCCAGCGGCTGACCGGGACCGAGATCCGGCAAGTGATCGAAAATGGTCGCGTGGACACGGCCGCCCTCGGCGACACCCGCTGGACCCAGCCGGCGCTGTTCGTGATCGAATATGCGCTCAGCCGACTCCTGATGCATTGGGGGCTCGTCCCGGCCTGCCTGATCGGTCACAGCATTGGCGAGCTCACCGCGGCCTGCCTTGCCGGGGTCATGTCGGAAGACGCTGCCCTGGCGCTGGTGGTCGCGCGCGGCGAAGCCATGCAAGCGAGCCCTGACGGCGCGATGCTCGCGGTCGCCTTGAGCGAGGCCGGGATCGGCGAACTAGGCCCAGACCTGCGGCTCGCTGCCGTCAATGCAGCCACGCAATGCGTGATCTCCGGCACGCCGGAAGCGATTGAACAGCAGGACGCCCGCTGGAGAGCGATGGGCGTGCAGACGCGGAAACTGCCGGCCGGCCGCGCCTTCCATTCGCACCTGCTGGAGCCCGCACTCGACACATTCAGGTCGACGCTCTCGCAGACGCCATTGGCTGCACCGCGCATCCCCATCGCCTCGAACGTCCATGGTGGCTGGCTCAGCAACGGAGAAGCTTGCGATCCCGCCTACTGGATCCGCCAGGCGCTCTCGCCGGTGCGCTTCCTGGACGGGTTGGCCTCCGTGCTGGCGCAGCAACCTCATATCCTGATCGAGGTGGGGCCAGGCAGAACACTGGGCGGCTTTGCGCGTCGGCATGCTGCGCGCACGCCCGACACCGAGATCGTCGCCGTGCTGCCGCAGCCGTCGTCCGCCGACATCGACGAGACACGCGCCACTTACACGGCGCTTGCCGAACTGTACGCGCAGGGCTGCGAGCTGGATTGGCAGGCCTTCAACGAGGGCCGACAGCGACAGCCGGTGTCACTGCCGCCCTATCCTTTCCGGGCCACCCGCTACGCCGTGGACATGATCGCCGATCTCGCGCGATCGACGCCGCCGCCTCCTGCCGGCCGACCGTCTGCATCAGGCGAGATCCTGTTTGTGCCGGCCTGGGAGCGCAGGCCGCGGCGTGTTCCGGATGCGCTGGACGGGACGACCTGGATCGTTGGTGACCCCGAGGGTGACCTCACCCGGACCATCGCCGCCGCCGTCGGCCGTGCCGGAGGACGGCTGATGCAGGTGTCGGCGGCTGCCGACCGCGACGAGTTGACCGCGCACCTGCGTGCCGGCGTTCCCGACCGTATCGTGCACCTCGCGCTGCGGCAAGAAGTGAGCGGCGATGCACGCGAACGCGGCTATCAGTCACTGCTCCGGATCGGAGCTGCACTGGGAGCCGCCAACGTCGCGGCACTGATCGACCTGATCGTTCTCGCACGCGATGTGTTCGCGGTGGACAACGCGGATCGCCCCGATCCCGAGGTCGCCCTGATGCTCGGGCCGGCCATCGTATTGGGTCAGGAACAGCCGAACGTCACCGTGCGCATCATCGATGTCGGCCGTGACGTGCGAGACACTGCTGTGGTCACCGCCTGCGCCGCGTCGGGCGCTTCCGTCTCTGCCTTGCGGGGCGACCGCGTATTGGAACGCAGCTTCCGTCCGGTCGGCAGCATCGATCACACCGCCAAGCTCGACGGCCACTATCTCATCACCGGCGGTCTCGGCCGGCTCGGCCTGACCGTGGCGCGCGAGCTCGCCAGCCGGCATGGCGCCCGCCTGTCGCTGCTCGGCCGCTCGGTGCCCAATGACATTGCCAGCCGGCTTGACGGCATTACGACCCACGGCGGATCTGCCCAGACGTTCTCGTGCGACGTCACAGACATCGACGCGCTTGCCAAGACGGTTTCCGTCGCCGAAGCGACGTTTGGGCCGCTCGACGGCGTCATCCACATGGCCGCCGAGACCCGCGCCTTCGCATCCATTCCCGACACTGACGGCGCCAGGTCGAAGCGTATGCTCGCGGCAAAAGTCGCAGGCGTGCAGGCGCTCGACAACGTGCTCGGCCGGCGAGAGCTGAGCGTGCGCATCCTGATGTCATCGCTCGCCTCGCTGCTCGGCGGGCTCGGCTTCTCATCCTACGCGGCCGCGAATGCCTGGCTCGATGCCTATGCAGAGCGTGATGGCCGCTGGGCTTCGCTGTGCTGGGACGCGTGGTCGGAAGGATTGAAGGCTGACGACGTTGCGTCGGCGGGCTACGCGCTCACGACGTCGCAGGCGATCGACGCCATCGAGCGTGTCGTGGCCGGAGGATTGACTGGCCAGCTCGTCGTCTGCGGCGGTGATCTCGACGAACGCCTTGCGCGCTGGACTGCATTGGCCCGACAGGCCACCACCGCGAACGATGCTATCTTCGACGATGCGACGGATCGCGCGCACGGCATTCGCGACATCTTCGCCGAGGTGCTCGGGCGCTCCGATCTGCCTCACGACGGTGATTTCTTCGATCTCGGCGGCGACTCGCTTCAGGCCATCCAGGTCGTCTCGCGCCTGCGGCTGCGCTTCGCATTGCCGGTCACACCCGATCTGTTGTTCGCGCACACCACTCCGGTTCAGCTCGCGGCCGCGCTCGATCATCTCGCGGCTGCGCAGCCGCCGGGTGCGGCCACCCCTGCTGTCGATCTGGTCCGCCCGGTGAGCGAGGAGGCCCGCCGCATGGTCGAAGTGATGTCGGGCGATGAAGTCAACCGGATGCTGGAGCGGCTACTGGCGGAGGGGCAACCCACATGA